A segment of the Agrobacterium tumefaciens genome:
ACGCTTGGGTCGTGCAACGGGCCGCCGTCAGAACCATATTTTTCGACGTCGAAACGCTCGAAGAATTCCAGCATCTCCGCCATGGCAATTGCCGGCTTGGTGCCGATATCGTGAATGCGGGCAACACGGTCTTTCGTCGTTAGAAGCTTGTGTGTCACGTCGAGCGGCATCATGACGATCGGAATGCCTGAGCGGAAGACGATGTCAGCGGCCTGCGGGTCGACGTAGATGTTGAATTCAGCGGCCGGAGTGATGTTGCCACCTTCAAAGAAGCCGCCTCCCATCATCACCAGTTCCTTGACGCGCCCGGCAATTTCCGGTGCCTTCTGTAGCGCCAGCGCGACGTTGGTCAAAGCGCCCAGTGTGCAAAGCGTCACGGTTCCGGCCGGTTCGCGCAGCAGCGTCTCGATCATGAAGTCGACGGCGTGCTGCGTTTGTGCAGCCATCGTCGGCTCATCGAGAACCGGACCATCAAGTCCCGTATTGCCGTGAACGTGTTCGGCAGTGATCGGCTTGCGCACCAGCGGCTTTTCCGCGCCCTCGTAGACGGGGATGTCGGTTCGGTTGCACAACTCGCAGATGATGCGAATATTGCGACTGGTCAACTTCAGCGGAACATTGCCCGCAACCGCACAGAGCCCGAGAATTTCCATTTCGTCCGGACTGGCGAAGGCAAGCATGATTGCTGCGGCATCGTCCTGACCAGGGTCTGTGTCTATGATGATTTTTCTGCGTTCTGCCATTTTTTCCGCCTTTGGAGGTAAGGCGCTTTTGTCGAGCGGCAGACGCGCACTTGTCAAGTCTCAATGCTTGGGGTGCGCACGCTGTCTTGCGTTTTGCTGTTCGCATTCCCATATTGCTTTAGCCGATCAATTCAATCGGCAAGGTTGCCGGTTTCGGGGCCGAAAACGTCGCTTGGTTGCAAGGACAGATCGAAATGAGCCGCATGACGCCATTCACTCACCCGCTTCTGCTGGGTTTCGATGCCATGGAGAAAACGCTTGAGCGCATGGCAAAAGCCAACGACGGCTATCCCCCCTATAATGTCGAACGCCTGCAGGGCAATGAGGTGACACCGGAACGCCTGCGCATCACCATAGCGGTTGCTGGTTTTTCGGAAGATGATCTCGATGTGAGCACGGCGGACAACCAGCTTATCATTCGTGGTCGACAACAGGATCAGGAAAAGGACAAGCGCGATTTTCTCTATCGCGGTATCGCTGCACGGCAGTTCCAGCGCGTTTTCGTACTGGCTGACGGTATGCAGGTGAAAGACGCGAGCTTGCGCAACGGCCTTCTCTTCATCGATCTCGTTCGCCCGGAAATCTCCAACGTAGTGAAGAAAATTAATATTTCCGTCTCAAAGTAGAACGTGAACGCCGGATTCGGACTTTCGTACGGTGTGAAGAAGGAGGCTGAAATATGCTTTTGAAAGAAGCGCATGCGCGCCTTACCCAGTCTCAGCTCGCCCATATTGGCGAAGGAGAAGTGGGATATATCCGCAAAATTCGGGCTGAAGACGTCAGCCGCTGTTTCCCGGAGGCGCCGGATCTTGATCCGCAGCTCGATCTCTGGGCGCTGTTT
Coding sequences within it:
- a CDS encoding nucleoside hydrolase, which translates into the protein MAERRKIIIDTDPGQDDAAAIMLAFASPDEMEILGLCAVAGNVPLKLTSRNIRIICELCNRTDIPVYEGAEKPLVRKPITAEHVHGNTGLDGPVLDEPTMAAQTQHAVDFMIETLLREPAGTVTLCTLGALTNVALALQKAPEIAGRVKELVMMGGGFFEGGNITPAAEFNIYVDPQAADIVFRSGIPIVMMPLDVTHKLLTTKDRVARIHDIGTKPAIAMAEMLEFFERFDVEKYGSDGGPLHDPSVIAYLLKPELFQGRDCNVEIEVNSELTMGMTVVDWWRVTEREPNALVIRNVDSDGFFELLTERFARL
- a CDS encoding Hsp20 family protein; translation: MSRMTPFTHPLLLGFDAMEKTLERMAKANDGYPPYNVERLQGNEVTPERLRITIAVAGFSEDDLDVSTADNQLIIRGRQQDQEKDKRDFLYRGIAARQFQRVFVLADGMQVKDASLRNGLLFIDLVRPEISNVVKKINISVSK
- a CDS encoding DUF1150 family protein; protein product: MLLKEAHARLTQSQLAHIGEGEVGYIRKIRAEDVSRCFPEAPDLDPQLDLWALFGADGTPILLTDNRSSTFFKAAEDELTTVSLH